One Dictyostelium discoideum AX4 chromosome 3 chromosome, whole genome shotgun sequence genomic region harbors:
- the eco1 gene encoding GCN5-related N-acetyltransferase, translating into MEMFTLLKDSSISPTPSSTSSSSSSSSSTFFSNCKRKSISSSSSPSTMTTKTMNILPANKKLPALQIVPDKDNCENESDQEIELNKCNKKLKLTSPPPSEQQQQQQQQQPEVSKSQPIDNFKMYKEIQEKHVKEWDWKAAAQVHYSDNVHSKFLKPSTKSTNKSTNKSSSSSSSKSQTSITTAVSTTIASTTPILEQTVIDAGQKNVGQMVCSKCKMLYSYGSKEDEAAHQSFCNGNIQQQKVIIKNWQSMKIVNTFPNGRSIIVVTKDNISNNSALSSKINLLKEIINIELGYASPSPSPSSNVHNNNKNKNDNDNDNDNDDDDNEEKLFLYLDSNGRVLGCLIAERVEKGYKIESSSPTIQCSKVPTKILCGINRIWVLPSSRKRGIASKLMESLASNMYYCYHLKKHEIATTQPSTTGLLFFNNYFKTNQFLLYNINQ; encoded by the coding sequence ATGGAAATGTTTACATTACTAAAAGATAGTTCAATTTCACCAACCCCATCTTCAACATCATCCTCAAGCTCATCTTCATCGTCAACATTTTTTAGTAATTgcaaaagaaaatcaatctcatcatcgtcatcaccatcaacaatGACAACGAAAACAATGAATATTTTACcagcaaataaaaaattacctGCACTTCAAATTGTTCCAGATAAAGATAATTGTGAAAATGAAAGTGATcaagaaattgaattaaataaatgtaataaaaaattaaaactaactTCGCCACCACCAtcagaacaacaacaacaacaacaacaacaacaaccagaAGTAAGCAAAAGCCAACCAatagataattttaaaatgtataAAGAAATCCAAGAGAAACACGTAAAAGAATGGGATTGGAAAGCTGCTGCACAAGTTCACTATTCCGATAATGTTCACTCAAAATTCTTAAAACCATCAACTAAATCAACCAATAAATCAACcaataaatcatcatcatcatcatcatcaaaatcacAAACCTCAATTACAACAGCagtatcaacaacaatagcatcaacaacaccaatttTAGAACAAACAGTTATAGATGCAGGTCAAAAAAATGTTGGTCAAATGGTATGTAGTAAATGTAAAATGCTTTATTCATATGGCTCTAAAGAAGATGAAGCGGCACATCAATCATTTTGTAATGGCaatattcaacaacaaaaagtgATAATCAAGAATTGGCAATCCATGAAAATTGTAAACACTTTCCCCAATGGTCGATCCATTATCGTAGTTACAAAAGACAACATTTCAAACAACTCTGCACTatcttcaaaaattaatctattaaaagaaattataaatattgaattagGCTAtgcatcaccatcaccatcaccatcatcaaatgtacataataataataaaaataaaaatgataatgataatgataatgataatgatgatgatgataatgaagagaagttatttttatatttggaTTCAAATGGTAGAGTTTTGGGTTGTTTAATTGCAGAAAGAGTTGAAAAAGGTTACAAGATTGAAAGTTCTTCACCAACAATACAATGTTCAAAAGTACCAACAAAGATTCTATGTGGAATTAATCGTATTTGGGTTTTGCCATCATCAAGAAAACGTGGAATCGCTTCAAAACTAATGGAATCTTTAGCTTCGAATATGTATTATTGCTATCATTTAAAGAAACATGAAATTGCAACAACTCAACCTTCAACAACTGGTcttttattctttaataattattttaaaacaaatcaatttttattatataatattaatcaataa
- a CDS encoding AhpC/TSA family protein: protein MTRLNVGDQCPLFSVKNKDGKEIKASDYIGKKPFVLFFFPNNIGYYCKSEVCEFRDAYEKFCEFGVEVIGASPNSVESHNRFAEKHKIPFNLVVDEGRKLAKTFGVDGFLITDRVTFIIDITGKIVFSHSALLKSTQHIEESLKLVETLSAN, encoded by the exons atgacaAGATTAAATGTTGGTGATCAATGCCCTTTATTTAGTGTTAAAAATAAGGATGGTAAAGAAATCAAGGCATCAGATTACATTGGGAAAAAaccatttgttttatttttctttccAAATAATATAGGTTACTATTGTAAAAGTGAAGTTT gtGAATTTAGAGATGCCTATGAAAAATTTTGTGAATTTGGTGTTGAAGTTATCGGAGCAAGTCCAAACTCTGTTGAATCTCATAATAGATTTGCAGAAAAACATAAAATTCCTTTTAATTTAGTTGTTGATGAAGGCCGTAAATTAGCTAAAACTTTTGGTGTCGatggttttttaattactgATAGAGTAACTTTTATAATTGATATAACTGGTAAAATTGTATTTAGTCACTCtgctttattaaaatcaactcAACATATTGaagaatcattaaaattagtaGAAACTTTAAGTGCTAATTAG
- the ndkM gene encoding NDP kinase, which yields MFSRFARAFPKILASGASQRTFATVQKAFANPTSKKLIVGSSLLIGSAFATTSFVACENKSVPLVGLPGTNQERSFIAIKVSSTQRRLIGEIIARFEKKGFKLVGIKILVPTPEHAAKHYEDLNKKPFFNGLVKFFSSGAVVAMVFEGKDVVRTGRVLIGATDPSQSAPGTIRFDLCIETGRNIIHGSDSNESAAHEIALWFKEDEIANWVSTNPVYEKM from the exons ATGTTCTCAAGATTTGCTCGTGCTTTCCCAAAAATTTTAGCCTCAGGTGCTTCTCAACGTACTTTTGCTACCG TTCAAAAGGCTTTTGCCAACCCAACTagcaaaaaattaattgttggtAGCTCACTCCTCATTGGTTCCGCCTTTGCCACCACTTCTTTTGTTGCTTGTGAAAATAAATCAGTCCCATTAGTTGGTCTTCCAGGTACCAACCAAGAAAGATCTTTCATTGCTATTAAAGTGAGTA gtaCCCAAAGAAGATTAATTGGTGAAATTATTGCCCGTTTCGAAAAGAAAGGTTTCAAATTAGTTGGTATTAAAATCCTTGTTCCAACTCCAGAACATGCCGCCAAACATTATGAagatttaaacaaaaaaccaTTCTTCAATGGTTTAGTTAAATTCTTCTCATCTGGTGCTGTTGTTGCTATGGTTTTCGAAGGTAAAGATGTTGTTAGAACTGGTAGAGTTTTAATTGGTGCCACTGATCCATCTCAATCTGCCCCAGGTACCATTCG tttCGATTTATGTATTGAAACTGGCCGTAATATTATCCACGGTTCAGATTCAAATGAATCAGCTGCTCATGAAATCGCTTTATGGTTCAAAGAGGACGAAATTGCCAACTGGGTTTCAACCAATCCAGTCTAtgaaaaaatgtaa
- a CDS encoding AhpC/TSA family protein: MGIMKIGEIAPEFTLPNKDGKLFNLKDFAGKPLVIFFYPNNIGWVCTREVCYFRDSYEKFIEMGAEVPGNSPNTMDNHKKFHAAHRVNYTILSDKNGAIGKLYGVNGLLPGRVTFVIDKNGKIALNHHTSWLSHSSHIENSLSVIELLNSQ; the protein is encoded by the exons atgggTATTATGAAAATAGGAGAAATTGCTCCTGAATTTACACTTCCAAATAAAGAtggaaaattatttaatctaAAAGATTTTGCCGGTAAACCTCtagttatatttttttatccaaataat aTTGGATGGGTTTGTACTCGTGAAGTTTGTTATTTTAGAGATAGTTATgaaaaatttattgaaatgGGTGCAgag gtaccTGGCAATAGTCCAAACACAATGGATAAtcataaaaaatttcatGCTGCTCATAGAGTCAACTATACTATATTATCAGATAAAAACGGAGCGATTGGGAAGCTATATGGAGTAAATGGTCTACTTCCTGGTAGGGTAACATTTGTTATTGATAAAAACGGCAAGATTGCTTTAAATCATCATACTTCCTGGTTATCCCATTCATCACATATTGAAAACTCTTTGAGTGtaatagaattattaaattctcaataa
- the dhkH gene encoding HisK family protein kinase produces the protein MNIGDDKSEVDVIIDSSSITLNNNESSNNNTNIGDVLKFESGLYNSFECELINQVFNSVPIMMGVCDLYDNSNSDFQIQDSQNYDFKFVISNRCSYDNLHMFLDKGKGLDGHYSAKELHLPAYFITLWIENMLRSLRKKKSVKFMYPRYVDNGETPSSDDFYSQKIVWKKSTMCFMGQVLVPLDDINSNSNNNSNQKQTACRFFFTSEEVTKEKFKKEELINDFKSRLETLENKIDQRVDERIETRFKYVLESIPQMVWVTDNHGKIEFVNRQWKDYLGIDHSGQYLNWGSISYQQHNNNNNNNNNNNNNNNNNNNNNSNNKSPIINSPNTTSPTNTQIDFDSQWHYSLKEMKRFEMEILLQSMSGEYRWFLVRAEPYIEPNLGHPSSPLPSIISACVDNCDIMTDDNSSGILINNNNNIQQPYLNNDNISGDNVNNTPTCIDNNNNNIDGSNNSVNSTGTEQLDIKWIGTCTDVNDQKTAQDRIENAEKSKALFLQTMSHEMRTPLAGIMGINSWLSTSSPQLTSEQLDGCHTIDMCAEALLVLINNILDLSKLEENKIILEETEFYPTKIVEDSVDILSSQAEQKKLDIIFQLKYNCLSKVVGDFYRIRQVLTNLISNSVKFTPANGQIIVGCEIYHETTPSTRKRSSLDSIEITIPCNHNNSNNSNNNHNHNNNNNNNNHLNCSGSFNNNGFNHGHHHHHHHHHHHHHHHDKHCDQKIIVPGKYGKLLFWVIDNGIGIPEEGREKLFQTFSQYDASTTRKYGGSGLGLAISKRLTQLLGGDIWFESQKGKGSSFHFLVEVFFPDYPTIYNQQLQQQQQQPNLPHQFNIGTSAPQPIDSILTSYSSNNSNNNINNNNITTSVISQSPIVDKSNLCTYIFLLSTNQVLVNSLSQWINEWIGNATNNNNSNNDNNNNNTTSTTTTTTTTTATINTNINQQVKILYDIDSIEQISNSAIQSGKRLDFLFLIEDTFWNNYSDKISNSQEIIESLINQNYQQQQQQQQEQRQQHNIKNVILSFSNSAQIYGNSIILKKPIKYSPLKDCIYTNLLYFKSIYSVNSFDVIIATQMSSSVSPSSLSSSPSIQGLTNSSLSINNINISGNNSNNNINNNNNNSGSSTPKKLKKSNSDQSIHFSPSLTSSSLPSLDLNNNNNINNNNNINNNNNINNNNNNNNNNNNNNNNNNNNLNHYNSDSILSSDLSPQQHQYHHPNPLLANYQKKRRNSVVNDTDIPLEMTGIRYPLKIMVAEDSLVNQKVACRFLTKLGYKKEEIIFVVNGQQAIDHIENVEMVDVILMDMQMPEVDGCEATTRIRMRYPTTGPHIIGLTANAFNEDKDKCLLSGMCHYLAKPVKMDILAVELKRAWLIRNKFRVCLCAVL, from the exons aTGAACATCGGAGATGATAAAAGTGAAGTTGATGTAATTATagattcatcatcaataaCTTTGAACAACAATGAAAGCTCAAATAACAATACAAATATTGGagatgttttaaaatttgagaGTGGATTATATAATAGCTTCGAGTGTGAATTAATAAACCAAGTATTTAATTCAGTTCCAATAATGATGGGAGTGTGTGATTTATATGATAACTCAAATTCTGATTTCCAAATCCAAGATTCTCAAAATTATGACTTTAAATTTGTAATCTCAAATAGAT GTTCATATGATAATTTACATATGTTTTTAGATAAAGGTAAAGGATTAGATGGACATTATTCAGCAAAAGAATTACATTTACCAGCATATTTTATAACATTATGGATTGAAAATATGTTAAGATCattaagaaaaaagaaatctgTTAAATTTATGTATCCTAGATATgttgataatggtgaaaCTCCATCATCTGATGATTTTTATTCACAAAAAATAGTTTGGAAAAAATCGACAATGTGTTTTATGGGTCAAGTTTTAGTTCCACTTGatgatattaatagtaatagtaataataatagtaatcaaAAACAAACAGCATGTAGATTCTTTTTTACATCTGAAGAAGTTACAAaagagaaatttaaaaaagaggaattaataaatgattttaaaagtaGATTGGAAACATTGGAGAATAAAATTGATCAACGTGTTGATGAACGTATTGAAACTAGATTTAAATATGTATTGGAATCAATTCCTCAAATGGTTTGGGTAACTGATAATCAtggtaaaattgaatttgtaaatagACAATGGAAAGATTATTTAGGTATTGATCATTCTggtcaatatttaaattgggGTAGTATTTCTTACCAacaacataataataataataataataataataataataataataataataataataataataataataatagtaataataaatcaccaattataaattcaccaaatacaacatcaccaacaaatacccaaattgattttgattcgCAATGGCATTattcattaaaagaaatgaaaagATTTGAAATggaaatattattacaaagTATGTCAGGTGAATATAGGTGGTTTTTAGTTAGAGCCGAACCATATATTGAACCAAATTTAGGTCATCCATCGTCACCATTACCTTCGATTATAAGTGCATGTGTTGATAATTGTGATATAATGACTGATgataatagtagtggtattttaatcaataataataataatattcaacaaccttatttaaataatgataatatatcaggtgataatgtaaataatacaCCAACATGTAttgataacaataataataatattgatggtagtaataatagtgtaAATTCAACAGGAACCGAACAATTGGATATTAAATGGATTGGTACATGTACAGATGTAAATGACCAAAAGACAGCACAAGATAGAATTGAGAATGCGGAGAAATCAAAAGCATTGTTTTTACAAACAATGTCACATGAAATGAGGACACCATTAGCAGGTATTATGGGTATTAATTCATGGTTAAGTACATCATCACCACAATTGACTAGTGAACAATTGGATGGTTGCCATACTATTGATATGTGTGCCGAAGCATTGTtagtattaattaataatatattggATCTAAGTAAATTGGAAGAGAATAAAATCATCCTAGAGGAAACTGAATTTTATCCAACTAAAATCGTTGAAGATTCAGTTGACATTTTATCATCACAAGCTGAACAAAAGAAATTGGATATAATATTCCAATTGAAATATAATTGTTTATCTAAAGTAGTTGGTGACTTTTATAGAATTAGACAAgttttaacaaatttaatttcaaattctgtTAAATTTACACCAGCAAATGGTCAAATTATAGTTGGTTGTGAAATTTATCATGaaacaacaccatcaactAGAAAACGTTCTTCATTGGATAGTATTGAAATTACAATACCTtgtaatcataataatagtaataatagtaataataatcataatcataataataataataataataataatcatcttAATTGCAGTggtagttttaataataatggttttaatcatggacatcatcatcatcatcaccaccaccatcatcaccaccatcatcatgaTAAACATTgtgatcaaaaaataattgtaccTGGCAAAtatggtaaattattattttgggtaattgataatggtatTGGTATACCGGAAGAAGGTAGAGAGAAATTGTTTCAAACATTTTCCCAATATGATGCATCAACCACTCGAAAAtatggtggtagtggtttgGGTTTAGCAATTTCAAAAAGATTAACTCAATTACTTGGTGGTGATATTTGGTTTGAATCTCAAAAAGGTAAAGGTTCATCTTTCCATTTCTTAGTTGAAGTTTTCTTTCCAGATTATCCAACTATTTataatcaacaattacaacaacagcaacaacaaccaaatctTCCTCATCAATTTAATATTGGTACATCAGCACCACAACCTATAGACAGTATATTAACATCATATAGTTcaaacaatagtaataataatattaataataataatattaccacTTCTGTAATTTCACAATCACCCATAGTCGATAAATCAAATCTTTGtacatatatatttttactatCAACTAATCAAGTATTAGTAAATTCTTTATCACAATGGATAAATGAATGGATTGGAAATgctaccaataataataatagtaataatgataacaataataataacacaaCTTCTACAACtaccacaactacaactacaacagcaacaattaatacaaatattaatcaacaagttaaaatattatatgatattgattcaattgaacaaatttcaaatagtGCAATACAAAGTGGAAAAAGATTAGATTTCCTTTTCCTTATTGAGGATACATTTTGGAATAATTATTctgataaaatttcaaattctcaagaaataattgaatctttaattaatcaaaattatcaacaacaacaacaacaacaacaagaacaaagACAACAacataatattaaaaatgttattttaagtttttcaaattcagCACAAATCTATggaaattcaattattttgaaaaaaccTATAAAGTATTCCCCATTAAAAGATTGTATCTATACGAATTTATTAtactttaaatcaatttatagTGTTAATTCATTCGATGTAATAATTGCTACTCAAATGTCTTCTTCAGTTTCACCTTCTTCTTTATCATCCTCTCCTTCAATCCAAGGTTTAACAAATTCATCTttaagtattaataatattaatattagtggtaataatagtaacaacaatatcaataataataataataatagtggtagttCAACACctaaaaaacttaaaaaatcaaactcTGATCAGTCAATACATTTCTCTCCAAGTTTaacttcttcatcattaccAAGTCTAGAtttaaacaacaataacaatattaataataataataatattaataataacaataatattaataataataataacaataataataataataataataataataataataataataataatttaaatcattataatagtgattcaatattatcatcagatttatcaccacaacaacatcaatatcatcatccAAATCCATTATTAGcaaattatcaaaagaaaAGAAGGAATTCCGTTGTAAATGATACAGATATACCATTGGAAATGACAGGAATAAGGTATCCTTTGAAAATTATGGTAGCTGAAGATAGTTTAGTTAATCAAAAAGTTGCATGTAGATTCCTCACTAAATTGGGTTACAAAAAAGAAGAGATCATTTTCGTTGTAAATGGTCAACAAGCCATTGATCACattgaaaatgttgaaatGGTTGATGTAATTTTAATGGATATGCAAATGCCTGAAGTAGAC GGGTGCGAGGCTACGACTAGGATAAGGATGAGATATCCAACTACAGGTCCTCACATTATTGGGCTAACAGCAAATGCTTTCAAtgaagataaagataaatgTTTATTGAGTGGAATGTGTcat TATCTTGCAAAGCCAGTAAAAATGGATATTCTAGCGGTTGAGTTAAAACGAGCGTGGTTGATCAGAAACAAGTTCAGAGTGTGTTTATGTGcagttttataa
- the lipA gene encoding hypothetical protein, protein MANFLIYDGASTYNPFDYEYPINKINNNPKTFKFPPKHSVCLPQKDHFIVERQLALETKQYTYNFEHNVRVAGFDTPVVGLPPCFKYMAPTYELPKCEQLMNPSFAAHGFSLLFSDFQAKINNYLTNKKSEYFGSVSEYLKMIMLPNPPKLIENQTIESLNKFEWLNDKEFGRQRLQGLNAGQLIRLTNEKVQELDLFNKLKFEKMLPTFNMILSSEVNSNFQKMLDNGNLYMVDYSIFDDVNYYESAKKRGRYISSPIALFYINENDEKLYPLCIKILQNDELSPVFTPASNPPESWIFAKLWFQSADGQHMEFFTHLYECHLLGEVFTIATHRQLSTSHPIYQLLHPHFDLLLDINHRARGNLLSSFGPIESLLGGGSIAALHLIVKYHKNFIWRDNTFLNRLKKNNTLNDNKNRKYYFKEDGIEIYKNLFGFVQDVLSKFYTSKEDIERDFELHSWVDEITSEHGGTIKGLIEGEKLVELTQVVELVTDIIFRVTVEHSIGNHGQWDMFGFTPNVPGALYMDPHKIIEGIPTTFEMIINSLPPKKETQDQIAITHLLANTDTGLPTFISTIYEFEKDQSAPNFKDICSSYRSKMEHLSTIIENRNKNVNMPYSYMDPSKICGSIYI, encoded by the exons atggcaaattttttaatatatgatGGAGCTTCAACTTATAATCCATTTGATTATGAATatccaattaataaaataaataataacccaaaaacatttaaatttccTCCAAAACATTCAg TTTGTCTACCACAAAAAGATCATTTCATTGTTGAAAGACAATTGGCATTAGAAACAAAACAATATACATATAATTTCGAACATAATGTTAGAGTAGCCGGATTTGATACCCCAGTGGTTGGTTTACCACCATGTTTCAAATATATGGCACCAACATATGAATTACCAAAATGCGAACAATTAATGAATCCAAGTTTTGCTGCACATGGAtttagtttattattttcagat tttcaagcaaaaattaataattatttaacaaataaaaaaagtgaataTTTTGGATCAGTAtcagaatatttaaaaatgataatgttaCCAAATCcaccaaaattaatagaaaatcaaacaattgaaagtttaaataaatttgaatggttaaatgataaagaatttGGTAGACAAAGATTACAAGGTTTAAATGCTGGTCAATTAATTAGGTTAACAAATGAAAAAGTTCAAGAATTAgatctttttaataaattaaaatttgaaaagatGTTACCAACATTTAATATGATTCTTTCTAGTGAAGTTAATAGTAATTTCCAAAAGATGCTTGACAATGGTAATTTGTATATGGTTGATTATTCAATATTTGATGatgtaaattattatgaaTCTGCCAAGAAAAGAGGTCGTTACATTTCAAGTCCAATAGCATTATTCTATatcaatgaaaatgatgaaaaactATATCCACTTTGTATAAAGATTTTACAAAACGATGAATTGTCACCAGTGTTTACACCTGCTTCCAATCCACCAGAATCTTGGATATTTGCTAAACTTTGGTTCCAATCTGCTGATGGTCAACATATGGAATTCTTTACTCATCTTTACGAATGTCATTTATTAGGTGAAGTTTTCACAATTGCGACCCATCGTCAACTTTCAACTTCTCATCCAATCTATCAATTGTTACATCCTCATTTCGATCTTTTACTTGATATAAATCATAGAGCAAGAGGTAATTTACTTTCAAGTTTTGGTCCAATTGAATCTTTATTAGGTGGTGGTTCAATTGCTGCACTtcatttaattgtaaaatatcataaaaatttcatttggagagataatacatttttaaatag attaaaaaaaaataatacattaaatgataataaaaatcgaaaatattattttaaagaagatggtattgaaatttataaaaatttatttggatTTGTTCAAGATGTATTATCTAAATTTTATACTAGTAAAGAAGATATTGAAAGAGATTTTGAATTACATTCATGGGTTGATGAAATAACAAGCGAACATGGTGGCACAATTAAAGGATTAATTGAAGGTGAAAAATTAGTTGAACTAACTCAAGTGGTTGAATTAGTTACCGATATAATATTTCGTGTAACTGTTGAACATTCAATTGGTAATCATGGTCAATGGGATATGTTTGGTTTTACCCCAAATGTACCAGGCGCTCTCTATATGGATCCTCATAAAATCATTGAAGGTATACCAACAACATTTGAAATGATCATAAATTCATTACCACCAAAGAAAGAAACTCAGGATCAAATTGCAATCACTCATCTTTTAGCAAATACTGATACTGGTTTACCAACTTTTATCTCTACAATttatgaatttgaaaaagatcAATCAGctccaaattttaaagatatttgTTCCTCCTATAGATCGAAAATGGAGCatttatcaacaattatCGAAAATCGTAacaaaaatgtaaatatgcCATACTCTTATATGGATCCTTCAAAAATTTGTGGttcaatttatatttaa
- the mlkA gene encoding CAM kinase, protein MTEVEKIYEFKEELGRGAFSIVYLGENKQTKQRYAIKVINKSELGKDYEKNLKMEVDILKKVNHPNIIALKELFDTPEKLYLVMELVTGGELFDKIVEKGSYSEADAANLVKKIVSAVGYLHGLNIVHRDLKPENLLLKSKENHLEVAIADFGLSKIIGQTLVMQTACGTPSYVAPEVLNATGYDKEVDMWSIGVITYILLCGFPPFYGDTVPEIFEQIMEANYEFPEEYWGGISKEAKDFIGKLLVVDVSKRLNATNALNHPWLKSNNSNNTIDTVKMKEYIVERQKTQTKLVN, encoded by the exons atgacagaAGTAGAAAAAATATACGAATTTAAAGAGGAACTTGGAAG aggtgctttttcaattgtatatcttggtgaaaataaacaaactAAACAAAGATATGCAATCAAAGTTATCAATAAATCAGAATTGGGTAAAGATTatgaaaagaatttaaagatgGAGGTTGATATCTTAAAGAAAGTTAACCACCCAAATATTATCGCATTAAAAGAGTTATTCGATACTCCAGAGAAATTATACCTTGTTATGGAACT tGTTACAGGtggtgaattatttgataaaattgttgaaaaaGGTTCATATTCAGAAGCAGATGCCGCCAATTTAGTTAAAAAGATTGTTTCAGCTGTTGGATACCTTCATGGGTTAAATATCGTCCACAGAGATTTAAaa cCAGAAAATTTACTTTTGAAATCTAAAGAAAACCATTTGGAAGTTGCTATTGCTGATTTTGGTCTTAGTAAAATTATTGGCCAAACTCTTGTAATGCAAACTGCATGTGGTACACCAAGTTATGTTGCACCAGAGGTATTGAATGCAACTGGTTATGATAAGGAAGTTGATATGTGGAGTATTGGTGTCATCacttatattttattatgtgGTTTCCCACCATTCTACGGTGATACAGTCCCAGAAATCTTTGAACAAATTATGGAAGCCAACTATGAATTCCCAGAAGAATATTGGGGTGGTATCTCTAAAGAAGCCAAAGACTTTATTGGAAAATTATTAGTTGTTGATGTTAGCAAAAGATTAAATGCTACCAATGCTCTCAATCATCCTTGGTTAaag tCCAATAACTCAAATAACACCATTGATACTGTTAAAATGAAAGAATACATTGTTGAAAGACAAAAAACTCAAACAAAATTGGTTAACTAA